The Kineococcus rhizosphaerae region GACGGCCACGATGTCGGCGTCCACGGTGGTGACGGCGTGGCGGACGTCGTCGAGGCTGCCGATGACGGGGATGCCGAGCTCGCGCAGCTCGGCGTCGTCGGCCGCGCTGCCGGGGCCGCCGGGGACGCAGGCCCCGACGATGCGCATGCCGTGGTAGCTGGCGCGGTGCAGCTGGCGGGCCATGCCGGCGACGGCGGCGCGGTGGCCGACGGCGACGACGGTCTGACTTGCCTCACCGCGCATGCGTCGGGCATAAAGATCTTGGCGCTGAGTATATCTGCCAAACAAATTCAGGATCACCACAAGAAATATCCCCCACGCCGCTAAACCGGGGGAAAAGTCGAAATGAAAAAGCCATGATGTCACCGCAGTCGTAGTCAAAACGAGCAAGGCGGATCTAGCGACTCGATTATATTCCTTTAAATCAACGCCCACTGATCGTGTTTCATAATTTTTCGACAGACCCATGGCGGCGACCCATGTTATGGGAAACAAGGCCGCCCAAAGGATGTTCATGAGACCGGAACGCGTAGAAAGATCCGCGGGCTCGGCATGGAAACGAAGATAAAAGGCCGTAAAGGACGCAAGTGCTGCTACTGTTGCATCGATTGCTACAGCTCGCTGGATATACGCATATACCCAAGCGGGAGGTTGAGACTTCTTTGGATAGTTTGTGAGACTAGACGTCCTCAGCGCTGGTTGAAGTCTTCCAGCTACCTGCTCACGTTCCCGTGCGTGGCGGCGACTCAATAGGGTGCTTTGCAGACTGCTAGCCCAGCCTTGTGTTGGATAGAAAATAGCTCCAGTGGCATGTCTGCGTAGCGATTGGTAAGGCGCAGCAAGTGCGTCCGCAACTTTCAGAATCCTCCGATTATTCCCTTGACTATCGTGTTGCTTAAGATTATATGGAAAGGATCTCTTACTTTTTGAGTTCCGGCGAAGCAGAAGAGAAATCGTATTTGCGCTCGTCACTAAGACCAGTGCGAGCATAATAGTGAAGAAAATTGTCGAAACTATCGAGTTGCTCGACCAGCGAAAGGTCGAGAAACTCGCAAGAGCTGTCGTGAGTACGAGGCAAAGTTCACGCCAATAAGATAGCTTCCTCTTAGGTTCATCCAGGAACCTGCAGTGAGCGAGAAAACTAGATATCTCAGAGTCTGGACCTCCCTCGTCACTATTAAAGAACACGCGCGCTTGCCTAACAAGCCGCCAGCGAAACCATGACAGGTCCACTTTCATTAATGCTAAGTAGAGTTGTATTGCTGCAAGCCACCATAGAATTACGGCTAAGGTAAGGAACATGTCGGCCACCTGCCACCAGACGCTCATATGACGTTCGGAAGATAGAATCCGATAGTGTCATTAGTGAATATTCCAGGCAACGCGAAGCTTATCGCGTGAGGTAGAAGGATGCGAGGACTCGGAGGACTCGAAGGCATCTGCGCTCTTGAGCTAGTGTTCCTGCAGTAGCGCTGATACCTTGCCAAGTATCATCTGCTGAGGTTCACTGGAGACCCGTTTGATTAGCATCAACTTGCCTGCGCCGGGGTCG contains the following coding sequences:
- a CDS encoding sugar transferase; the encoded protein is MSVWWQVADMFLTLAVILWWLAAIQLYLALMKVDLSWFRWRLVRQARVFFNSDEGGPDSEISSFLAHCRFLDEPKRKLSYWRELCLVLTTALASFSTFRWSSNSIVSTIFFTIMLALVLVTSANTISLLLRRNSKSKRSFPYNLKQHDSQGNNRRILKVADALAAPYQSLRRHATGAIFYPTQGWASSLQSTLLSRRHAREREQVAGRLQPALRTSSLTNYPKKSQPPAWVYAYIQRAVAIDATVAALASFTAFYLRFHAEPADLSTRSGLMNILWAALFPITWVAAMGLSKNYETRSVGVDLKEYNRVARSALLVLTTTAVTSWLFHFDFSPGLAAWGIFLVVILNLFGRYTQRQDLYARRMRGEASQTVVAVGHRAAVAGMARQLHRASYHGMRIVGACVPGGPGSAADDAELRELGIPVIGSLDDVRHAVTTVDADIVAVTASPELEGPGLRRLSWELEATRAELVIAPGLIDVFGSRISTYPVSELSLLQIDHPDLQGSRRLAKGAFDRLSASLALVVLSPLFLALAVAIKLDSKGPVFFRQQRIGKDGNSFPMMKFRSMVADAEEILLQLRDLTDGNGVLFKMKVDPRITRIGRVLRRYSLDELPQLINIVRGEMSLVGPRPPLQKEVDEYGFDMRRRLLVKPGLTGLWQINGRSDLDWDESVRLDVRYVDNWSLAFDFMILWRTAGIVLRGRGAY